One region of Anaeromyxobacter paludicola genomic DNA includes:
- a CDS encoding POTRA domain-containing protein, which yields MTRASLAAGAALLLALAGPAGARPAPPQARAADAVGPATAPARPRVSRVDLIVPPGEDPAALRPLLAVAAGEPLSPRALRRTVQALYGVGRFGNVVVTSAPDPAAPGSVALTVRCLPRRVVAAVRFSGQAPPGFPESRLLRATDLAPGAEFDPARLDRGLRRLEAALGRAGWRQARARAQVEGDARVTVSVEVLARAPTLVAGLALAGVPPEAQRPLLAGLRTHPGAPLDLDALEEDGRAVLARLRAEGRLRARVGAARLHLTADEDGPRADVELPVEPGPRLAFRFPGAAAFGPSELRERLGLDPDEPLDGPAADAAAARLQAFYVSQGHLFARVTAREEAEGAGRALVFHVDEGRRYRVGRVRFLGAAHHAEPWLRERLREWLDEQAPEDQDPVAVSRERLERAAGTPVSRPARAPAAPSEVYDEPSWDRALSQLLDLYHGEGFLDAAVEGARLDADARQGVVDVEIRLLEGARTVVESIAFEGNRAVGLTELARTARLAPGAPLSGEEVAQTRDAILGLYARQGYVYAKVESQEELSADRRTALVRFRVSEGPQVRIANVVVSGNRRTREDVVKGALALKPGDVYDPEAVARSQTSLLRMGAFRSVGLRLGDPDVPEEHKDLAVELSERPWATLAPGVGFSLADGPRAFLEWNQPNLLGRALDFTARGKVNYPLPEFRKNLSSDPAERIEGRGDVGLHYPRVHFLPFAAAARFDAIVERLHRSAYDLARGSFVPGLDVPLSDRITLALSYELELDHMVTRSTTETLTRADLERLRLPEGITTLQSFRPTLTFDFRDNAVHPRHGFLATGTADLAHSISTALLFGAVPASDAANFTSMLKLSGSLTGYLPVGAQSVFALSVRGGRILSLEANSRTIGPKRFFLGGAASMRGYGEDEMLPSDYRSLVASQVAACRAGGGTSCVPATPTSEGGQAFALVKAELRVPLSRSTELGLFSDLGNLWLDPVNADYLDLRVNVGAGLRFLTPIGPAALDVGFNLSPDPLVGERVVAPHFSIGLF from the coding sequence GTGACGCGGGCCTCCCTGGCCGCCGGCGCGGCCCTGCTGCTCGCCCTCGCCGGACCGGCGGGCGCCCGCCCGGCGCCGCCGCAGGCCCGGGCCGCCGACGCGGTCGGTCCGGCGACGGCGCCGGCGCGGCCGCGGGTGTCGCGGGTGGACCTGATCGTCCCGCCCGGCGAGGACCCAGCGGCGCTCCGGCCGCTCCTGGCCGTAGCGGCGGGGGAGCCGCTCTCGCCGCGCGCGCTCCGCCGCACCGTCCAGGCGCTCTACGGCGTGGGCCGCTTCGGGAACGTGGTGGTCACGAGCGCGCCCGACCCGGCCGCGCCCGGCAGCGTGGCGCTCACCGTGCGCTGCCTGCCGCGCCGCGTGGTGGCGGCGGTGCGGTTCAGCGGCCAGGCCCCGCCGGGCTTCCCCGAGTCGCGCCTGCTCCGCGCCACCGATCTCGCCCCCGGCGCCGAGTTCGACCCGGCGCGGCTCGACCGCGGGCTGCGCCGGCTCGAGGCCGCCCTGGGCCGCGCCGGGTGGCGGCAGGCCCGCGCCCGCGCGCAGGTCGAGGGCGACGCCCGGGTGACGGTCTCGGTGGAGGTGCTCGCGCGCGCCCCCACCCTGGTGGCCGGCCTCGCGCTCGCCGGCGTGCCGCCCGAGGCGCAGCGCCCGCTCCTCGCCGGCCTGCGCACGCACCCCGGCGCGCCGCTCGACCTCGACGCGCTCGAGGAGGACGGTCGCGCGGTGCTCGCCCGGCTCCGGGCCGAGGGGCGGCTGCGCGCGCGGGTGGGCGCGGCCCGGCTCCACCTCACCGCCGACGAGGACGGGCCCCGCGCCGACGTGGAGCTCCCGGTCGAGCCCGGCCCGCGGCTCGCGTTCCGCTTCCCCGGCGCCGCGGCCTTCGGGCCGTCCGAGCTGCGCGAGCGGCTCGGGCTCGATCCCGACGAGCCGCTCGACGGGCCCGCCGCCGACGCCGCGGCGGCGCGGCTGCAGGCCTTCTACGTCTCGCAGGGCCACCTCTTCGCGCGGGTCACGGCGCGCGAGGAGGCCGAGGGCGCCGGGCGGGCGCTGGTCTTCCACGTGGACGAGGGGCGGCGCTACCGGGTCGGGCGGGTCCGCTTCCTGGGCGCCGCGCACCACGCCGAGCCCTGGCTCCGGGAGAGGCTGCGGGAGTGGCTCGACGAGCAGGCTCCGGAGGATCAGGACCCGGTCGCGGTGTCTCGCGAGCGGCTGGAGCGGGCCGCGGGGACGCCGGTGTCGCGGCCGGCCCGGGCCCCGGCCGCGCCGAGCGAGGTCTACGACGAGCCCTCGTGGGACCGCGCGCTCTCGCAACTCCTGGACCTCTACCACGGCGAGGGCTTCCTCGACGCCGCCGTCGAGGGCGCGCGGCTCGACGCCGACGCCCGCCAGGGCGTGGTGGACGTGGAGATCCGGCTCCTCGAGGGCGCCCGCACCGTGGTGGAGTCGATCGCCTTCGAGGGGAACCGCGCGGTGGGGCTCACCGAACTCGCCCGCACGGCCCGGCTCGCCCCCGGCGCCCCGCTCTCGGGCGAGGAGGTGGCGCAGACCCGCGACGCCATCCTCGGGCTCTACGCGCGGCAGGGCTACGTCTACGCGAAGGTGGAGTCGCAGGAGGAGCTGTCGGCCGACCGGCGCACCGCCCTGGTGCGGTTCCGGGTCAGCGAGGGGCCGCAGGTCCGGATCGCCAACGTGGTCGTCTCGGGCAACCGGCGCACGCGCGAGGACGTGGTGAAGGGCGCGCTCGCCCTCAAGCCGGGCGACGTCTACGACCCGGAGGCGGTGGCGCGGAGCCAGACCAGCCTCTTGCGGATGGGGGCGTTCCGCTCGGTGGGGCTGCGGCTCGGCGATCCGGACGTCCCGGAGGAGCACAAGGACCTCGCGGTGGAGCTCTCGGAGCGGCCCTGGGCCACGCTCGCGCCCGGCGTCGGCTTCTCGCTCGCCGACGGGCCGCGCGCCTTCCTCGAGTGGAACCAGCCCAACCTGCTCGGCCGCGCGCTCGACTTCACCGCCCGCGGCAAGGTGAACTACCCGCTCCCCGAGTTCCGCAAGAACCTCTCGAGCGACCCGGCGGAGCGGATCGAGGGGCGCGGCGACGTCGGGCTGCACTACCCCCGCGTGCACTTCCTGCCCTTCGCCGCCGCCGCCCGCTTCGACGCCATCGTGGAGCGGCTGCACCGGAGCGCCTACGACCTCGCCCGCGGCTCCTTCGTGCCGGGCCTCGACGTGCCGCTCTCCGACCGGATCACCCTCGCGCTCTCGTACGAGCTCGAGCTCGACCACATGGTGACCCGCAGCACCACCGAGACGCTCACCCGCGCCGACCTCGAGCGGCTGCGGCTGCCGGAGGGCATCACCACCCTGCAGTCCTTCCGGCCCACGCTCACCTTCGACTTCCGCGACAACGCCGTCCACCCGCGCCACGGCTTCCTGGCGACCGGCACCGCCGACCTCGCCCACTCGATCTCGACCGCGCTCCTCTTCGGCGCGGTGCCCGCCTCCGACGCCGCCAACTTCACGAGCATGCTGAAGCTCTCGGGAAGCCTGACCGGCTACCTGCCGGTCGGCGCCCAGAGCGTGTTCGCGCTGTCGGTGCGCGGCGGCCGGATCCTGTCGCTCGAGGCCAACTCGCGCACCATCGGCCCGAAGCGCTTCTTCCTCGGCGGCGCGGCCTCCATGCGCGGCTACGGCGAGGACGAGATGCTCCCCTCCGACTACCGCTCCCTCGTTGCCTCGCAGGTGGCGGCCTGCCGCGCCGGCGGGGGCACGAGCTGCGT
- a CDS encoding translocation/assembly module TamB domain-containing protein, with product MKRKLAIAFLTGVLGVAAAALLALRSPLVGRRVCALAEARAGAALGLPLAIDSCQLDPLRLEARLDGVRLGAPEAPVFTAERLRIRLAALQPIGGRLHLAEVEVLAPRLRATVPASSGGGAPAACPPPALSKVDVRALRIERGALELSLPGGARISAGRIDLATGRERLADELRTLAGRTPRARVQLDARALAYEDGPRQVRLDAVRVASELALDLSSARILDARAEGPGLSGSVTGSIEDLCRPRLDLQAQLSGSLPTLLGAAGASPPGAAGRLDLSARARGPLARLEARGEVALAGARLDGWEPGDARASFRLAGREVKVERLEIPLATGGRVSASGKVTLGAQVGLEAEADLDRVELAEVLQRLQVPGAWVMARVGGKLRVRGTASPLALTGDGGLDVSEFRVLDHSWSRYRPGEPTVLDLSRARVDAPLRIDRDGVHIDGGRLRSGQAALDVSAVLHFEDARGFRIGVAGPIDLGLLRHVASVPLDGHGPIQATLAAAPYGNPRVSGRAHLSRFRILDLALGEVDGRVEYQGFVLRAEEVSGRVGETRYGGGLALDLGATPVAIRDARFAAHGRVRDLLEAAEGWQPGARRLGELLDAELEGEGSFSGPAAALDATFSARLGRGALAGRPFEGGLLAGRVERAERVVLQRAELRQAGGGAVRGEATLGLLAPYPVEVALSAAGLRLDDLGLPDAFAGTVRGEGTLRGPRDALRGRFALAGERVAIGPVAVGATQLEGTVAGRDVAFSASAEGARLAGTARLEGGLPYQARGTLDLPDAARRVPALAQKGVKVRLQAEAEARGELSDLPASRASVRFGTVAVSLGELRLENDAPATLTLERGGLAVDALSLKGQSTRLALSGSLAASGALSLEGQLALDLRLLAGAIPGVVSPRGQLSAEARVGGTLAEPSLVGAGSLRDGGFQLERVPVGFAGLAGELAFSQNRILLPAVTGTVNGGKAALSAEVELARLWPSRLRVHGALEDVPVRIPDWIPSQVSGDLDLEGSFEAVTLSGRLHVLRARYTENVDLEKRVLALRRRAAEAPRPFDRSGEWLHFDVGLLLDGDARVENDLLRGPVTGALTLTGTPSAFGLVGSLSMAEGSRATFRGNEFILSHAVMDFSDRSRLRAGLDAQGEAQVKEYRVFMSVTGPYESPRLQLTSTPALTQEDLITLLSLGYTARDAAAAGGVGGVATAAAAQALISASGLDAQVRRFLPRGRVLSDFGMRVTSAYSEATGQVEPRAELESRALEDRLWLRYQAPMSGGRGQRAQAEVRLGDHTSLQYQWDNETPDVVTEYGGDHGLDLKLRWEWQE from the coding sequence GTGAAGCGCAAGCTCGCCATCGCCTTCCTGACCGGGGTCCTCGGCGTGGCCGCGGCCGCCCTGCTCGCGCTCCGCTCGCCGCTCGTCGGCCGGCGGGTCTGCGCGCTCGCCGAGGCGCGCGCCGGCGCCGCGCTGGGCCTGCCCCTCGCGATCGACTCCTGCCAGCTCGACCCGCTCCGCCTGGAGGCGCGCCTCGACGGCGTGCGGCTCGGCGCGCCGGAGGCGCCGGTCTTCACCGCCGAGCGGCTCAGGATCCGGCTGGCCGCGCTCCAGCCCATCGGCGGCCGGCTGCACCTCGCCGAGGTGGAGGTGCTCGCGCCGCGGCTGCGCGCCACGGTGCCCGCGAGCTCCGGCGGCGGCGCCCCCGCGGCCTGCCCGCCGCCGGCCCTGTCCAAGGTGGACGTCCGGGCGCTCCGCATCGAGCGGGGCGCGCTGGAGCTGTCGCTCCCCGGCGGCGCCCGGATCTCGGCCGGCCGGATCGACCTCGCCACCGGCCGGGAGCGGCTCGCCGACGAGCTCCGCACGCTCGCCGGCCGCACGCCGCGCGCCCGGGTGCAGCTCGACGCCCGCGCGCTCGCCTACGAGGACGGGCCGCGGCAGGTCCGGCTCGACGCGGTGCGCGTCGCCTCGGAGCTGGCGCTCGATCTCTCCTCGGCGAGGATCCTCGACGCCCGCGCCGAGGGCCCGGGGCTCTCCGGGAGCGTCACCGGCTCGATCGAGGACCTCTGCCGCCCCCGCCTCGACCTCCAGGCGCAGCTCTCCGGCTCCCTGCCCACCCTGCTCGGCGCGGCCGGCGCGAGCCCGCCCGGCGCGGCCGGCCGGCTCGACCTCTCGGCCCGGGCGCGCGGCCCGCTCGCGCGGCTGGAGGCCCGGGGCGAGGTCGCGCTCGCCGGGGCGAGGCTCGACGGCTGGGAGCCGGGGGACGCCCGCGCCAGCTTCCGGCTCGCCGGCCGCGAGGTGAAGGTGGAGCGGCTCGAGATCCCGCTCGCCACCGGCGGGCGCGTGTCGGCGAGCGGCAAGGTGACGCTCGGGGCGCAGGTGGGGCTCGAGGCCGAGGCGGACCTCGACCGGGTGGAGCTCGCCGAGGTGCTGCAGCGGCTGCAGGTGCCCGGCGCCTGGGTGATGGCCCGCGTGGGCGGGAAGCTCCGGGTGCGCGGCACCGCGAGCCCGCTCGCCCTCACCGGCGACGGCGGGCTCGACGTGAGCGAGTTCCGGGTGCTCGACCACTCTTGGAGCCGCTACCGCCCGGGCGAGCCGACCGTGCTCGACCTCTCCCGCGCCCGCGTGGACGCGCCGCTCCGGATCGACCGCGACGGCGTCCACATCGACGGCGGGCGGCTCCGCTCGGGCCAGGCCGCGCTGGACGTGAGCGCGGTGCTCCACTTCGAGGACGCGCGGGGCTTCCGGATCGGGGTGGCCGGGCCGATCGACCTCGGCCTGCTGCGCCACGTGGCCTCGGTCCCGCTCGACGGCCACGGGCCGATCCAGGCCACGCTCGCCGCCGCCCCCTACGGCAACCCGCGGGTGAGCGGGCGGGCGCACCTCTCCCGCTTCCGGATCCTCGACCTCGCGCTCGGGGAGGTGGACGGGCGCGTCGAGTACCAGGGCTTCGTGCTCCGCGCCGAGGAGGTGTCGGGGCGCGTCGGCGAGACCCGCTACGGCGGCGGCCTGGCGCTCGACCTCGGCGCCACGCCGGTCGCCATCCGCGACGCCCGCTTCGCGGCCCACGGCCGCGTGCGCGACCTCCTCGAGGCCGCCGAGGGCTGGCAGCCCGGGGCGCGGCGGCTGGGCGAGCTGCTCGACGCCGAGCTGGAGGGGGAGGGGAGCTTCTCCGGCCCCGCCGCCGCGCTCGACGCCACCTTCTCCGCCCGCCTCGGGCGCGGCGCGCTCGCGGGCCGGCCCTTCGAGGGCGGCCTCCTCGCCGGGCGCGTGGAGCGGGCCGAGCGCGTGGTGCTCCAGCGGGCCGAGCTGCGGCAGGCCGGCGGCGGCGCCGTGCGCGGCGAGGCGACGCTCGGGCTCCTCGCCCCGTACCCGGTGGAGGTGGCGCTCTCCGCCGCCGGGCTCCGCCTCGACGACCTCGGCCTGCCGGACGCCTTCGCCGGCACCGTGCGCGGGGAGGGGACGCTGCGGGGACCGCGAGACGCCCTCCGCGGCCGGTTCGCGCTCGCGGGCGAGAGGGTCGCCATCGGCCCGGTGGCGGTCGGCGCGACGCAGCTCGAGGGCACGGTGGCGGGGCGCGACGTCGCCTTCTCGGCCAGCGCCGAGGGGGCCCGGCTCGCCGGGACCGCCCGCCTCGAGGGCGGCCTCCCCTACCAGGCTCGCGGCACGCTCGACCTGCCCGACGCGGCCCGCCGGGTGCCGGCGCTCGCGCAGAAGGGCGTGAAGGTGCGGCTCCAGGCCGAGGCCGAGGCGCGCGGCGAGCTCTCGGACCTCCCGGCGAGCCGGGCTTCGGTGCGCTTCGGCACGGTGGCGGTCTCGCTCGGCGAGCTGCGGCTCGAGAACGACGCGCCGGCCACCCTCACGCTCGAGCGCGGCGGGCTGGCGGTGGACGCGCTCTCGCTCAAGGGCCAGAGCACCCGGCTCGCGCTCTCCGGCTCGCTGGCGGCCTCCGGCGCCCTCTCGCTCGAGGGGCAGCTCGCGCTCGACCTGCGGCTGCTCGCCGGCGCCATCCCGGGCGTGGTGTCGCCGCGCGGCCAGCTCAGCGCCGAGGCGCGGGTGGGCGGCACCCTCGCCGAGCCGTCGCTGGTCGGCGCGGGCTCGCTGCGCGACGGCGGCTTCCAGCTCGAGCGGGTGCCCGTCGGGTTCGCCGGCCTGGCCGGCGAGCTCGCCTTCTCGCAGAACCGGATCCTGCTGCCCGCGGTGACCGGCACGGTGAACGGCGGCAAGGCCGCGCTCTCCGCGGAGGTCGAGCTGGCGCGGCTCTGGCCGTCGCGCCTGCGGGTCCACGGCGCGCTCGAGGACGTGCCGGTCCGGATCCCGGACTGGATCCCGTCGCAGGTCTCGGGCGACCTCGACCTGGAGGGGAGCTTCGAGGCGGTCACGCTCTCGGGCCGGCTGCACGTGCTGCGCGCCCGCTACACCGAGAACGTGGACCTCGAGAAGCGGGTGCTGGCGCTGCGCCGGCGCGCCGCCGAGGCCCCCCGCCCGTTCGACCGCTCCGGCGAGTGGCTCCACTTCGACGTGGGCCTCCTGCTCGACGGCGACGCGCGGGTCGAGAACGACCTCCTGCGCGGGCCGGTCACCGGGGCGCTCACGCTCACCGGCACCCCCTCCGCCTTCGGCCTCGTCGGCTCGCTGTCGATGGCCGAGGGCAGCCGCGCCACCTTCCGCGGCAACGAGTTCATCCTCTCCCACGCGGTGATGGACTTCTCCGACCGGAGCCGGCTCCGGGCCGGCCTCGACGCGCAGGGCGAGGCGCAGGTGAAGGAGTACCGGGTGTTCATGAGCGTGACCGGCCCCTACGAGTCGCCGCGCCTCCAGCTCACCAGCACGCCGGCGCTGACGCAGGAGGACCTCATCACCCTCCTGTCGCTCGGCTACACCGCGCGCGACGCGGCCGCCGCCGGCGGGGTGGGCGGCGTGGCGACCGCGGCCGCGGCGCAGGCCCTCATCAGCGCCTCGGGGCTCGACGCGCAGGTGCGGCGCTTCCTGCCGCGCGGCCGGGTGCTGTCCGACTTCGGCATGCGCGTCACCAGCGCCTACTCCGAGGCCACCGGCCAGGTGGAGCCGCGGGCGGAGCTCGAGTCGCGCGCGCTCGAGGACCGGCTCTGGCTGCGCTACCAGGCGCCGATGTCGGGCGGCCGCGGGCAGCGCGCCCAGGCCGAGGTCCGGCTGGGCGATCACACCTCGCTCCAGTACCAGTGGGACAACGAGACGCCCGACGTGGTGACCGAGTACGGCGGCGACCACGGCCTCGACCTCAAGTTGCGCTGGGAGTGGCAGGAGTGA
- a CDS encoding ExeA family protein yields the protein MNYLEFYELEQEPFSNAPVSRFYYDSEQHAQALARLEHAVSNMKGLALLVGDIGAGKTTLARRLLDSLPEDQYEAALLVIIHSGITAGWLLKRIALQLGVEQPAEDKLALLSQLYQQLVKIYEEGRKAVVLIDEAQMLTSREIMEEFRGLLNLEVPERKLISFVFFGLPELEENLRLDPPLAQRVAMRYRLQPLSEASTDAYLRHRLKLAGAPRVPFTPEAVALVHEFSGGTPRLVNTLCDNALFEGFLARAREIDAAIVERTAHDLGLDAEPPPPPPALPRPAAGAGVDFEAIDRYLDALGK from the coding sequence GTGAACTACCTCGAATTCTACGAGCTCGAGCAGGAGCCCTTCTCGAACGCTCCGGTCTCGCGCTTCTACTACGACTCCGAGCAGCACGCGCAGGCCCTGGCCCGGCTCGAGCACGCCGTGTCCAACATGAAGGGGCTCGCGCTGCTCGTCGGCGACATCGGCGCGGGCAAGACCACCCTGGCGCGCCGGCTCCTCGACTCGCTGCCCGAGGATCAGTACGAGGCGGCCCTCCTCGTCATCATCCACTCCGGCATCACCGCCGGCTGGCTCCTCAAGCGCATCGCCCTGCAGCTCGGCGTGGAGCAGCCGGCCGAGGACAAGCTCGCGCTCCTGTCGCAGCTCTACCAGCAGCTCGTGAAGATCTACGAGGAGGGGCGCAAGGCCGTCGTGCTCATCGACGAGGCCCAGATGCTCACCTCGCGCGAGATCATGGAGGAGTTCCGCGGGCTCCTGAACCTCGAGGTCCCGGAGCGGAAGCTCATCTCCTTCGTCTTCTTCGGCCTGCCGGAGCTCGAGGAGAACCTGCGGCTCGACCCGCCGCTCGCGCAGCGGGTGGCGATGCGCTACCGGCTGCAGCCGCTCTCGGAGGCCTCCACCGACGCCTACCTGCGCCACCGGCTCAAGCTGGCCGGCGCGCCGCGGGTGCCCTTCACCCCCGAGGCCGTCGCCCTCGTGCACGAGTTCAGCGGCGGCACGCCGCGGCTCGTGAACACGCTCTGCGACAACGCGCTGTTCGAGGGCTTCCTGGCCCGGGCCCGCGAGATCGACGCCGCCATCGTGGAGCGGACCGCGCACGACCTGGGGCTCGACGCCGAGCCGCCGCCGCCTCCTCCGGCCCTGCCGCGCCCCGCCGCCGGGGCCGGCGTGGACTTCGAGGCGATCGACCGCTACCTGGACGCGCTCGGCAAGTGA
- a CDS encoding tetratricopeptide repeat protein translates to MALDKNKIVAEASKYAQKGQYDKAIKLYEKILSEDPKDVRVRLKIGETQQKKNDLSGAAETFHLCAQAYGEQGFALKAVAVYKQIARLTPDDPRVPEKLAALYQQLGLLSDAMGQMHALAQSWERAGDEAKVMDALRRMAELDPDNVATAVKLGELYVRGGQPGPALEQFRRAAAALKKTARVDEYLKVAERVASLAPQDLQLTRELANVYLARGDTKRALAKLQLCFKADPKDVETLTLLAQAFRDLGQLSKTLSVYKELAHVYAERGRAEDARATFRKVLELAPDDAEAQEGAGVRRAPEPARAPAWPPASATPAPAPAAAPPSAAPAPASAAQPGPAAPGVDAIPRLLTELDVYLKYGLTARALEHVNKVLALDPGHAEAHERAREIHVRAGDPASAAREGALAVRGHLAKGRPLEAEAALARLRELAPGHPELPELEAACGPATPPATPAGGEEVVAFEGGGEEVVAFEGGGETVAFEGGGEERVAFDDGEALVVGEEDIEPVDEDALALSMAAEEGQEVVPDDEPPYGAATAGAAPARAGASAPSREPAADVAEVTVDVLAVAAPAAGPAPSPTLPRGAGEGDGAAAAAPGPRAGGPAAPGLAAPISSAAGPAAPISSAPGRLEAAPSPPGGEGRGGAATSAPLDGQAPGAFAAPDPEALGELDFFIQQGLLEEARELLEQLASAHPGDPEVAARLAALAAAGAEQPEAPAAPEAPPAAAPPSELAPHAVAPLAVSGDDTFDLGKELASELAEDPPAPPSPGDFQYSVDDVFSQFKKGVEQTVRPEDGATHYDLGIAYKEMGLLDDAVQEFEVALAAGGHPELDCLNMIGLCRMAQGAPLQAADAFRRALGSDGVGVEQAKALHYELGLAYEGAGDPQAALFYLQKIVRIDPRYREVAGVVARLGGGPGRPPAPLVGGPAAPSAPPAPAATRPAPAAPPPPEPPAEPEPTPVAAAAGRPGPRKKIGYV, encoded by the coding sequence TTGGCCCTCGACAAGAACAAGATCGTCGCAGAGGCGAGCAAGTACGCCCAGAAGGGGCAGTACGACAAGGCGATCAAGCTCTACGAGAAGATCCTCTCCGAGGATCCGAAGGACGTCCGCGTCCGGCTGAAGATCGGCGAGACCCAGCAGAAGAAGAACGACCTCTCCGGCGCCGCCGAGACTTTCCACCTCTGCGCGCAGGCGTACGGCGAGCAGGGCTTCGCGCTCAAGGCGGTCGCGGTCTACAAGCAGATCGCCCGGCTCACCCCCGACGACCCGCGCGTCCCGGAGAAGCTCGCCGCGCTCTACCAGCAGCTCGGCCTCCTCTCCGACGCGATGGGGCAGATGCACGCGCTGGCGCAGTCCTGGGAGCGGGCGGGGGACGAGGCCAAGGTGATGGACGCGCTCCGCCGCATGGCGGAGCTCGATCCCGACAACGTCGCCACCGCCGTGAAGCTCGGCGAGCTCTACGTGCGCGGCGGCCAGCCGGGGCCGGCCCTGGAGCAGTTCCGGCGCGCCGCCGCCGCGCTCAAGAAGACGGCGCGGGTGGACGAGTACCTCAAGGTCGCCGAGCGGGTCGCCTCGCTCGCGCCGCAGGACCTCCAGCTCACCCGCGAGCTCGCCAACGTCTACCTCGCGCGCGGCGACACCAAGCGCGCCCTCGCGAAGCTGCAGCTCTGCTTCAAGGCCGACCCGAAGGACGTGGAGACGCTCACGCTGCTGGCGCAGGCGTTCCGCGATCTCGGGCAGCTCTCGAAGACGCTCTCGGTCTACAAGGAGCTCGCCCACGTCTACGCGGAGCGGGGCCGCGCCGAGGACGCCCGCGCCACCTTCCGCAAGGTGCTCGAGCTCGCGCCCGACGACGCCGAGGCGCAGGAGGGGGCCGGCGTGCGCCGCGCGCCCGAGCCGGCCCGGGCCCCGGCCTGGCCGCCGGCGAGCGCGACCCCGGCGCCGGCCCCGGCCGCCGCCCCGCCGAGCGCCGCCCCCGCTCCGGCCTCGGCGGCGCAGCCCGGCCCCGCGGCGCCGGGCGTGGACGCCATCCCGCGGCTGCTCACCGAGCTCGACGTCTACCTGAAGTACGGCCTCACCGCCCGGGCGCTCGAGCACGTCAACAAGGTGCTCGCGCTCGACCCGGGCCACGCCGAGGCCCACGAGCGGGCGCGGGAGATCCACGTCCGCGCCGGCGACCCGGCCTCGGCGGCGCGCGAGGGGGCGCTCGCGGTGCGCGGTCACCTCGCGAAGGGCCGCCCGCTCGAGGCCGAGGCCGCCCTGGCGCGCCTGCGCGAGCTCGCGCCCGGGCACCCCGAGCTCCCGGAGCTCGAGGCCGCCTGCGGCCCGGCGACCCCGCCCGCAACGCCCGCGGGAGGCGAGGAGGTCGTCGCCTTCGAGGGTGGCGGCGAGGAGGTGGTCGCGTTCGAGGGCGGCGGCGAGACCGTCGCGTTCGAGGGCGGGGGCGAGGAGCGCGTCGCGTTCGACGACGGCGAGGCGCTGGTGGTCGGCGAGGAGGACATCGAGCCGGTGGACGAGGACGCCCTCGCGCTCTCGATGGCCGCCGAGGAGGGGCAGGAGGTCGTCCCGGACGACGAGCCGCCTTACGGCGCGGCGACGGCCGGGGCCGCGCCGGCGCGCGCCGGCGCGAGCGCCCCGTCCCGCGAGCCGGCCGCCGACGTGGCCGAGGTCACGGTGGACGTGCTCGCCGTCGCGGCCCCCGCGGCCGGGCCGGCCCCCTCCCCGACCCTCCCCCGCGGAGCGGGGGAGGGAGACGGCGCCGCCGCCGCTGCGCCCGGCCCCCGGGCGGGCGGCCCTGCCGCGCCCGGCCTCGCTGCGCCCATCTCCTCCGCGGCCGGCCCCGCTGCGCCCATCTCCTCCGCGCCCGGCCGCCTCGAAGCCGCTCCCTCCCCGCCGGGCGGGGAGGGCAGGGGAGGGGCCGCCACGAGCGCCCCGCTGGATGGCCAGGCCCCGGGAGCCTTCGCCGCCCCCGACCCCGAGGCCCTCGGCGAGCTCGACTTCTTCATCCAGCAAGGGCTCCTCGAGGAGGCCCGCGAGCTCCTCGAGCAGCTCGCGAGCGCGCACCCCGGCGACCCGGAGGTCGCCGCGCGGCTCGCCGCCCTCGCCGCGGCCGGCGCCGAGCAGCCGGAAGCGCCGGCCGCCCCGGAGGCGCCGCCCGCCGCCGCCCCGCCCTCCGAGCTCGCCCCGCACGCCGTCGCCCCGCTGGCGGTCTCGGGCGACGACACCTTCGACCTCGGCAAGGAGCTCGCCTCCGAGCTCGCCGAGGACCCTCCGGCACCGCCGTCCCCGGGCGACTTCCAGTACTCGGTGGACGACGTCTTCTCCCAGTTCAAGAAGGGCGTCGAGCAGACGGTCCGCCCCGAGGACGGCGCGACCCACTACGACCTCGGCATCGCCTACAAGGAGATGGGGCTCCTCGACGACGCCGTCCAGGAGTTCGAGGTCGCCCTCGCCGCCGGGGGCCACCCCGAGCTCGACTGCCTCAACATGATCGGCCTCTGCCGCATGGCGCAGGGCGCGCCCCTGCAGGCGGCGGACGCCTTCCGGCGCGCGCTCGGCTCCGACGGCGTCGGGGTGGAGCAGGCCAAGGCGCTCCACTACGAGCTCGGCCTCGCCTACGAGGGGGCCGGCGACCCGCAGGCGGCCCTCTTCTACCTGCAGAAGATCGTCCGGATCGACCCGCGCTATCGCGAGGTGGCGGGGGTGGTCGCCCGCCTCGGCGGCGGCCCCGGCCGCCCCCCGGCTCCGCTCGTCGGCGGCCCCGCCGCGCCGAGCGCCCCCCCGGCCCCCGCCGCGACCCGGCCCGCCCCCGCGGCGCCGCCTCCGCCGGAGCCGCCCGCCGAGCCGGAGCCCACCCCGGTGGCCGCGGCCGCCGGCCGGCCCGGACCTCGCAAGAAAATCGGATACGTGTAG